The following is a genomic window from Perognathus longimembris pacificus isolate PPM17 chromosome 20, ASM2315922v1, whole genome shotgun sequence.
AACCTGACAAACTGGTTCTGGGGAGGAGAGTGAACCTTCAGCAGCTCTGGAAATGCTGGCTGGCCCCGACCAGCCAGGGGATTCACCCAGGGGATACCGAGGAGAGGAGAGGGTTCCGTGACGGTGGAATCTAGGCCTATGTGGCACAATGCCACTGGGGTTTGTGAAGCTTCGTCCCTCGGCCCATGAGGGCCAGCCACCACCCTGTTTGGTTCCTAAGGACCATGATGCCCTGGTGTCTGGAATTGAGGCTTAGGGAGGTGAGCACTTAGGCAGCTATGGGTGTGGCCAGtcgccacaaacacacacacacacacacacacacacacacacacacacacaggcataccTGTTCACCTCTAATAAGAGTGTCTTTTCCAAATTGCCTATAGTTTTCTGTGGAACCCCCTTTCTCATCATTCCAGCTTGTTACAGATTTACCAGATGAAGTTGCTGTTAAGGGGGCTTCTCTCTCCAAGTCTGCCGTCTCCTCACCCTGGCTCTGGCAGAGGGCTCCTAGCTCCCTGTCACTTGGCTGAGCCTTTGCACACTGCCCAGCCTGGTGCACCGCCCTGGCCCCTGGCTCCTCTTGGCTGTGGTGACACCTTGTGGCTGGATGCTGAAGTGCACCTCGGGGTGGCCTTCCTGTTAATGGCTCTTCTGCCTTTTTGCCTCTGTGGGCTGTTTTGCCTCTGTTGCTGGCTCTTTCCTGTTCtgcttttctctccttctttcctcccccatgTAGACTCGGCTTCGCGGCTGAGAAGGCTGGTCTCCTTTCCCCTGGGGAAGCACTTTGTCAGGCTGGGCGACATGTTGTCTGCATTGCAGAAAGCCTGTGCTTTGGAAGATGGCCCTCGCCGGCCACCAGGTCTCTTCGCGTGCAAATGGCCGCCAGGACAGCACATTGGAGTGAGCTTCTGTCCCTGGAAATGGCCGGTGGCGTCCGTGCATGGGGGCTGCTGCAGGCGGTGGTGTCGGTCAGCTCGACTGGGACAGTGGAGGCAGGGCTGCCTTTACTACCTGGCTATACCCAGTGCCATACTCCTGGGCCTTGTGTCATCAAAGCCACTGCCTGGCAAGGAAGGACTGCCACTGGGCTTCAGAGCCACAGTGACCTGCCAATCCccagggtgtgtgggggggtgtggggcgggggagggcagaggcGGATCTGAGCCCACATTTTCCTCCCTGTAAAATCTGAACCGCATTGCCTGCCAGCGTCTGGATGTATGGTTAAATTGAGGCCGCGGTTCTTgtgtgggagggatgggtggaggaCCTGTACTGCCTCCCTTGAGCCTTGCTCCGCCTGTACCCAGGCCCCATCCATTTGTCCTGATTGATGGGTGGAGAgggaagcagaagcagcagcctcccctcccctcccctccccttccctgaacTGGGTTCTCCCACAGTCTGGTTTTGCCTGGTTACTGGGCAGACCACTCTAGTTTGGACACTCGTCCTCAGACATGCATCTGGGCTGCGTTTGGCTGCCCTTCTGCCCTTCAGGAAGGTTCTCTGTCTGTCCAGATGTGAGCCAGCTCCTTTGCTGAGGGCTGCAGACCAAGGCAGGTACACAGTTAAGTGCCTGTCCAGGCTCATAAGCAACTTGAACAACCTGGCCGGGGCAAGAGACCCCGAGCTGGAGCAGAAGATGGGGTTTGCAGGAGAGAGGGCTGGTTCAGGCCAGACGTGGGGGCACACAgcggtaatcccagcactcaggaaataGCGGCAGGGAGATCTTGAAGTCGAGGCGGGCATGGGCTACGTAGTGAGACCTgtcaagaaggaaaaaggaaagaaggaaggaaagtagagcTTGCCTTGAGCTGGGCCTGTGGGGTGCGGAGGAGGAAGCCAGCCCTGCATATGGCAGCACTGAAGCTGGTGCTGTCCCTGTCACATGGGGTGGCATCTGGCAGTTCCACGAGCCTGGGCCTCCATCAGAACTGTGGCTTTGTGGGGCACCTCCTTGTCCATCTGTGCCCTTCTGGTGTTTCAGTTTGCCGTCTGTGCTGCCCGGCTCCCCCCCTCAGCTGctacctcccctccccagcccccagcaggtACCACAGTGGCCTGGGCAGAAGCCCCTGCCTCTCTCTGTGCCAAGCAACCAGGCTTTGCAGTGCTGGCTGCCTGTGcccctgggtggggggtggacgGGGAAGTGAGGTCCCCAGGTGTCCTTGCTCCCTTAGCTGGCAGCTCTGTGGGCAACGGTGATTAGGTGACCTGGGCGCATGCTTCCTGGGGTCCCAGCGTCTCCCTGACTTGGTCTGGTTCTCCAGGCATCTCTCGGCAGCAAGCCTGGCCATTTCCACAGCGGCTGGGAGTGGAAGAGGCTGGCGGGGAGGGTATGGGAGAGTGCTTGTCCTCTGTTGTTCTCagcatgtgtgtgttggggggggatgtgtgtgtgtgtgtgtgtgtgcgtgcatgcacaggTAACTTCCTGCAATTCTCTTCACTTTCGTTTCTCCCACTTTCAGGTTCCTTGAGATCCAGAAGCCTCGGCTCTGCAAGCTGCTTCGAATCCTGGCCTTTGCGTTTCCCTACACCTGGGACTCCCTCCCCATTCTCTACCGGGTAAGGACAGGACAGGATGGGGCTCAGGACGGTGCGGGCACCTGAGGGTTAGGCCCAGCAGGCAGTTTGTGCCCATGCGCTGAGCTGGTGGCGGCGCGTGGCGCGGCAGGAGGGGCTTCGTGAAGCCTGCCCCCTCTCAAGGCCTCTGTTTCTGCATCTCACCCCCCCGCACCCCCGCAGCTCTTTCTGTTCCCGGGGGAGAGTGCCCAGAACGAAGCTGTCCTGTACCACCAGAAGCACGTGCTCATGACCCTCCTGGCCTCGTTCTTCTATTCCGCACACCTCCCCGAGCGCCTGGCCCCAGGCCGCTTTGACTACATCGGTGAGGCAGTGGGAGAGggtgtagtggggggggggggttcctgggggggggtggagagtggGATCCTGATGGGGGCAGGGCTCCTGGCAGAGGAGGGGTTCTATTGCAGGGGGAGGGATTCTGGAGAGAAGgggctgcgggggtggggggggctcctggGGGTGGCAGGGCGGTCGGGAGTGGCAGGCAGAGGCTCTCCTGAGCGTTTCTCTCCTGGCAGGCGAGAACAGGGTATGTTGGCAGAGGCTACGAGGTGCTCCTCGTGCACctagggaagggaggaggcaggagcatggggaggagggagagccagAGGGGAGCCACTGGGCTGGAGGATCTTCTTGGTCACGTTCTGAGAGAATCCCTCTCACCCTAGACTCCGGCCCCGGGCCTGGGATCTCGGCACCCACCGGAAGCCTAAAGCAAGGGGAGGGGGTCACCGCTAAGGTGCTCACCTGGCCAGGGAGTGAGACCCTCTGTCCAAAGAGCCAGCGGAAGAAGCAGCACTAGAGCTCTGGGGTAGAGTACCAGTTCCGcacgcacaggccctgagttcaaaccccagtattacaaaggaaaaaaagataggaATTTTGCAGGGATATAGTTTGGTCCATAATGTGTGTGGCCTCTTTATGCTACATCTAGTCATCACCCAATATGGTGCCGGGGCCCTGGGGCTTTTCTCCCAACCACACACCCCTCATGTCCCTGTGTCCTCCCAACCCCTCTGTGGACGAGGGGTGTCACGTGACAGTTGAACATGTCAGCAAGGCCAGAAAAAGTCAGGAGTTGTTTAATATTCAAGTGTTAAGTGTAATGTACATGTTTGGTAACTAGATACACTTCAGTGCTTGCAATTTTAAGGAAATTGGCAGTTGGTTAAATGAGTCTCTTCCCTCTACGGCTTTGGCCTGTTCTGAACATTTCCTTTATGTTATTtgagctgatactggggcttgaactcatgttctttgcttagtttttttgctttttctcaaggctggaactctaccatttgagtcacacctctgcttctagctctttttttttttttttgccagtcctgggcctcgaactcggggcctaacTAAgcactgaacttctttttgctcaaggctagtgctatatcacttgagccacagcgccacttcgggatttttctgtgtatgtggtactgaggaatcgaacccagagcttcatgcatgctaggctagcactctaccactgagccacattcccagcccatgcagcTCTTTtgtactgatttatttttctggttacttggagaggagtctcatgggtttGTCTGCCCGGGCTAGTGTTGAATcgtgatgcttagatctcaggatcctgagtagctgggattgcaggcgtgtgcCCAGTTGGCTTCCTGTGGTTGGTGACCTCAAGGTCTTCTCTGTCTTTGGTGCAGGCCACAGTCACCAGCTGTTTCACGTGTGTGCGATCCTGGCCACACACATGCAGATGGAAGCCATCCTGCTGGACAAGACCCTGCGGAAGGAGTGGCTGCTGGCCTCCTCCAGGCCCCTCTCCTTCCCGCAGATAGCCGGAGCTCTGCTTCTGTGCATCGTCTTCTGCCTCAGCAACATAATTTATTTCTCAGCTGCTCTGTATCGGAATCCCGAGCCAGAATTACATACAAAAGAAACATGATTCAGCCAGATGCTGTCTGTGGCATGTGCCAGTGTTAAGTGGTAGCCCCCAGCCACCAAAAACCGTGCCTTACCATGGCTCCATGTGGTCCTCGTGATTGATGCCTTGGTAGTTCTGAGTGAGTTCGTGCCAAGCAGGTATTTAGGGGGAGAGGTTGCTCTAGGTGTGCGCTGATTCTGTACATGGCGATTTTAAGGGGGAACCTGGGCTCAGGCTGTCCTGGACAGACAGATGATTGCTCTTTCAATACGGGTTAAATTGATCGGAAATGGTTTAAGGATGGTACCCTTGGGGCTTGTAGAtcactttttaaaagtagaaatggaTTTCATGTGGCCGAGCTTCCCCCAAGAGTTTTCATAGGAGCTGCACTGCACTCTGCTTCAGGGTGATAAGCAGGAGGACCTGAGAACACACAGGCTCAaggagccggggcgggggggggggggggggaggtgcgggGCACACATTCCGGAATGATGGGGGCCCCCTGCCTAGGGAAGGGATAACGCCTCCACTCGCAGGCCACTGTGTCTTCA
Proteins encoded in this region:
- the Paqr5 gene encoding membrane progestin receptor gamma isoform X2, with product MLSLKLPRLFSIEQVPQVFHEQGILFGYRHPQSSATACILSLFQMNNETLNIWTHLLPFWFFMWRFVTTLWMTDIQNDSYSWPMLVYMCTSCVYPLASSCAHTFSSMSKNARHICYFLDYGAVNLFSLGCAIAYSAYTFPDGLVRTTFHEYYVALAVLNTVLSTGLSCYSRKPVLWKMALAGHQVSSRANGRQDSTLEFLEIQKPRLCKLLRILAFAFPYTWDSLPILYRLFLFPGESAQNEAVLYHQKHVLMTLLASFFYSAHLPERLAPGRFDYIGHSHQLFHVCAILATHMQMEAILLDKTLRKEWLLASSRPLSFPQIAGALLLCIVFCLSNIIYFSAALYRNPEPELHTKET